From the genome of Solibacillus sp. FSL H8-0538:
CAGTACGTTCAACGTGAAAGCCTTCTTTTTCTAGTGCAGCGCAAAGAATTTCTGCAGATTTTTCTTCTCTAAAGCCAAGTTCAGGATGATCCCAAACACCGTCACTTACCTCAATAATAGCATCACGTTTTTCTTCAATAATTGCTGAAAGTCTTTCAGTATAACTCATTTAAATTCGCCCCTTTGTGAGTAAATAGTTATCAATTATTGTGCTATAGCTGTTTCTTTCTCAAAAACAAGCTCGCCTTTGTAATACGTTTGCTGTACTGATAGTTCGCCAAGCTTTTCTGGTGCAACGGCAAAAATGTCATCACTGAGCACGACAAAGTCAGCTGCATGCCCGATTTCAAGTGAACCGATACCTTTAATTAATGTAGGGATTTGTGCATATTTCGTGTAGCAATATAATGATTCTTCCACGCTTACCGCATGTTGTTTTCCTGTTGATGTTCCTTCGTAAGCAGTCCGTGTTACTGCAGATTGAATCGAAATGAATGGGTCAACTGGATCAGCCCAAGCTGTAGCAGGTGCATCCGAAGAAAAGACTGTAGTCATACCGGAAGCAAGCATGTCATCGAATAAATACGTTTCTTCTGTAGGCGCTTGCCCTAAGTTAAGAATATAGCTTTCAATTTCAGCGAACATAAAAATTGGCTGAGTTACGACGGCAATATTAAGCTCTTTAGCGCGTTGCATTTGTTCTTTAGACATAAAAGTTGCATGCTCCAAACGTACAGAAGGTCCATTTTCTAGCCAAGGTGTTAATTTTGCAGCTTCCTCGAGTACCATATCAAGTGCGATATCACCCATTGCATGAACCGAAAGCTGAATGTGTAATTCTTGTGCTTTTTGTAGCGCTTGAACAAGCTCCTCATTCGTTTGCACGATAACACCTTTATTACTCGTGTTGAAATAGCTTTCACTAACAGCTGCTGATTGACCTGATACGCTACCGTCCATAAATATTTTCAACCCAGCAATATAGATTTGCTCGCTGCTATCTGTTTGTAGTGAGTCTGTTGTCGCATCCAGCATTTGCTGCCATTCAACGTAAAGACCTGTACGGTGACGATAGCCGCGTTTTTCCGCCTCTTTATATAAGTCAAAATAATTCATTGGTTCATTCAATGCCAGCATTTCTGAAACGGTCGTAATCCCTTTAGAAAATAGTAAATCACCGAGTTGTACAAGTTTTTCTGCTTCTTCTGCAATTGACGGCGTGGGCATTTTTTCAATAAAGAAATCACGTGCTGTTTCTATAATAACACCAGTTGCTTCACCGTTTTCATCGCGTTCAATAATGCCGCCTGGTGGGTTTGGTGTATCTTTTGTTACGTTAGCAATTTCCAGCGCGCGGCTATTCACGATCATAATGTGGCCACATGCACGGCGAAGTGCAACCGGTAACTCTGTACAGGCTTTATCTAAATCCCACCGAGTTGGCGTGCGGCCTTCAGCAAGTTTACCTTCCTCGTAGCCCCATCCAGTGAGCCAGCCATCTGTTGTTTTTTCAGCGACTGTGCGTACTTCATTAATTAAGTCCTCAATACTTGTTACATCTGGTGCAGAACATTTTACCCCAAGTGCCGCATTTGCTAAAAATAAAGGGTGTAAATGTGCATCAATAATACCTGGAATGACACATTGTCCATTTAAATTGACGGCTTCCGTTGATTCCTTTGGTGATGCATTAATTGCCTGAATAACCCCATTGTCAACCGTAATGGACTCCACAAAAGGTTGATTTTTGTTGGCTGTAAAAATTTTTCCGTTATAATAAGTTACTGCAGTCATCATAATCCCCCTATAGTCTAAAATAAATCCTATAATTCCATAAGCAATAAATATGCCAACTTAATACCTTTTTAATAAATGAAGAATTCCGCGTTTTATTTTTAAAAGCACCGAGTAATATGTAAAATTTTTTTTACAAAACATATAATTTTTACTTTTTAGGTGATGTATTTATTTGGTGATGCTTTTTTTCATCACCGTTGATGGAGGGATTTTGGATTTCTAAAACAATGTAAAACGAAGGTAAAAAAACTTGTCGATATCGGAGGCGGTCATATATGTAGTAGCGCAGGCGTACCTATACAATTAAATTTGAAGGATGCAAGTAAAGTTGCTAAAAGTGCAAGTAAACCAAGAAATATTGCAAGTAAAAGAGCAGAGTTTGCAAGTAAATGGAGCTATCTTGCAAGTAAAAAAGTTGGGTGCAAGTAAAGCTGCTAAAAGTGCAAGTAAACCAAGAAATGTTGCAAGTAAAAGAGTAGAGTTTGCAAGTAAATGGAGCTATCTTGCAAGTAAAAAAGAAGGATGCAAGTAAAGCTGCAAAAAGTGCAAGTAAATTAAGAAATGTTGCAAGTAAAAGAGTAGAGTTTGCAAGTAAATGGAGCTATCTTACAAGTAAATAAGAAGGGTGCAAGTAAAGCTGCAAAAAGTGCAAGTAAACCAAGAAATGTTGCAAGTAAAAGAGCAGAGTTTGCAAGTAAATGGAGCTATCTTGCAAGTAAAAAAGTTGGGTGCAAGTAAAGCTGCAAAAAGTGCAAGTAAATTAATAAATGTTGCAAGTAAAAGAGCAGAGTTTGCAAGTAAATGGAGCTATCTTGCAAGTAAAAAAGAAGGATGCAAGTAAAGCTGCAAAAAGTGCAAGTAAATTAAGAAATGTTGCAAGTAAAAGAGCAGAGTTTGCAAGTAAATTTAGTTTTCTTCCAAGTAAACCAAGCTTTCCTACAAATAAAAAAGCAAGAGAATCATTTAAGAATCCCTTACCTTAGTCTTTTACAAACCCCCGATAAACACGTAGCCTGTGAAGTATAAAAATAGGAAGCCTGATAGCAGCGAGAAGACACGCATCGTTTTGGCGCCGAAAAATTTTCCGCCGACACTACTTAAGTAGGCGAGGGTGAAGCCCCAAATGACAGAAATCGTTAAAAAGCCCAGTAAAAATGGTGTTACAGCTTCCATAGAAGAATCGCCGACTGTTGATGCAACAACGCTACCACCAACTGTTGCAAACCATAAAAGTCCAGTAGGGGAAGAAAGCACAAGACCAATGCCAGTTAAAAACTGCTTAAAATTGGATCTATCTTTTAATACGCCGCTATTTAAATCCATTTCTTTCGGCTTCCATGCATCGCGGAAGGATTGCACTGTTAGCCATAATAAAATGATTGTCCCTGCAATCCATAGTATGTTTTGAAAAAATGGATTTGATTGTAGTAGCGCGGCAATGCCAACAACGGAAAGAATCGCATACGTCATATCACCAACTGTTGATCCAATCGCGTAATAAAGTGCTGGAACAAAGCCCTTTATTATCCCTGTTCGAATTAATGCGAGATTGCCTGTCCCGATTTCTAATACAAGCGACATCCCGAGTAAAAACCCTGCCATATATAAAGCCATTTCGTAATCATCCTTTTAACATAATAAAATACCGCTCAACTTTTTGGCGGATGGGAATGTAATATTTGCTACAAATGCTGTAGAAGTAAGTTAAGTTCAGTAGAACAATAGCAACTCATTGTATCGAATAGGGAAGGATGAAATCAAGGAAAAAGTATTTTGATATAATAATTTGGATGATTCTTAATTTAAAGAAAACAAGAGGGGGTGTAGCGTCCAGTAAATCAGGGGAGAAAAAGACGCAAAAAAAGAGGCATCCATAAAGGATGCCTCTTTTGCGCCTAAGTATTTTAACTTAATTCCTAAGAATTAAAGTTTAGTTACGTTAGTAGCTTGTGGTCCACGGTTACCGTCTTCAACTTCAAATTCAACTTTTTGACCTTCGTCAAGTGATTTGAAACCTTCGCCTTGGATAGCTGAGAAGTGTACGAACACGTCGTTACCGCCTTCAACTTCGATAAATCCAAAACCTTTTTCTGAGTTAAACCATTTTACTGTACCTTGTTCCATGTGAGAAAACCTCCAAAAAATAAAATTAATCCAATTCCTTCAGTGATGTAAAAATTCACATATTAGAAAAGCGAGCGAACACGTTCACTTTTTTAATATGTGAATTCATTGTTTACGGTGAAGCAATTTAATTATTAACCTAATTGTATAACAGTTTCCCCAATATGTCCAGTTAAATACTTAAATAAATTCAATGAAATAAAAAAATAAGAAATGCAATGATATCAAGGGTTTGTAAGGTCAAAAAAATAAAGTATTCTCACTTTAATTAATCGAATTTTTAAAAAATATTTTTTCGTGGATAAGAAAATATAGCTTTTCCACCCATATAAGGAAGGACATCAACGCGCACTATTTTGGCCGAGTTTAGTCATTCTAAATTTTTTGGTAAAAATAACTTGGATAAATAATAGGTGAACAGGATCGGGTTGAAAAATTAAAAGACCAGCTAACAAAAAACATTTCGGAGTATATGTGGATAACGGATGAATGACCGCAAACGCGAAATTCCATACTAATAGAAGAAACGCATTTTTCTCATAGTAGGAAGGTACGTTTTTTGTGTTCATCCACAACGTTATCCACCTATCCACGTAGCAATCGGTATTAATATCAGAAAAATAAGAAGTTTTACACATTATTCACAATGAGCGGTGTATAACTCCGACTTTGCATAGGCAATTGTGTATAACTAATTCGACACGCTCGCTACTAGCGAAAAACTTATCCCCACTTTCTGAGAAGTTAAAAATAAATTGAACTTTTTGCTTCATTCATTTGTATAGTTAATAAATATACAAAATACGGAAGGTGATTCATGTGGATATTGGTTGGAAGATTTCATTAATTGTTTCAGGTGTGTTTATGCTAATTATTTTGGCAATAATGATTCCGTTAGACCGCAAGTATATAATACGTGAAAATCGCAAAATAAATTATAAAAAGACGACAATTTATCTACGCTGGAACGTGTTTGATACACTGACGTTAGTGTTAGCAATTTATACAATTGTCTGTGTGCAAGCTTTAAATATGCTACTGTCATCTGGACAAACGATTGAAAATCCGTACGTCCAGTTTTTCACGAACCAGTCTCAAGCCTGGGTCATTGTCATTGTAGTCTATTTCGTGTCCCGTGTTTCGATGACGTTAAAGTCGATTAAAGCTCACTGGGGGGATGAGCTTGATCAGGACTAATGAATACAATATGAAAGCTTATCAGGCAGGGGATATTGAGGCATTTGAGCGCCTTTATGAGCGAATGCAAAAGCCTTTATTCTCTTTTTTATTCCGCTACACGCGTGATGAACAGCTTAGCATTGATATTGTACAAGATACATTTGAACGTGTGCAGCTGACAAAAGACCGCTATGATGAAAGTAAGGGAACAGTAAAGTCCTACTTGTTTCAAATTGCTTATCGGCTCATGATTAATAAATTGAATCGCCGCAAAAAATGGCAAACTATTTTCCCATTTTTGACGCCCATTGCAAGAGTCCGTTTATCCATTGATGATACACTAACAATACAGTGCGCCATTACTCAATTACCGGATAAGCAACGAGCCGTGATTTTACTTGCCTATTATGACGACTTGCCGCAGAATGAAATTTCGCAGATTTTATCCATTCCGGTAGGCACAGTCAAATCTCGCTTACATACCGCAATGGCGGCCTTAAAAGAAGCGTTAAAGGAGGAATTCCGTGATGAAGGAAGACATTAAAAAAGATAAGGCTCTGATGCAACACCTAGAGCAGTATAAAGTGGAAGTCCCAGCGTTCACCTCAAAAACGAAAAAAACGAGCTGGAATCGCTTTATTCACTATTTGGCTTCCCCTACCAAGGATCCTCTAGAACAGCTCTCGACTAGTTCTGCGGGCTACATATCTTTAAAAGTCGTGCCATTAGTAGCAGCGTTTGTAATCACAGTTATACAAGTGTTGTTACACTAACATATTGAGTTGAGCCATTTCCGTTTGGTGGAGATGGCTTTTTACATGGGGATAAATCCAGTATTTATTCGAGTTATCCACTTTTCCACAATGAGCCTGTGTATAAGTTTTCAGAAAATAAAGAAATTTGACGATTTTTGCGGAAGTAAGCTGTATATAAGAGGGGATTTTGTAGAAAAAGCGTAAACTTAATAAAGTTACTCACAACCCACTTTTTTAGTGGATAAGAAAGTATTATTTCCCCATCCACATAAGTAAGGACATCAACACGTATTGTAGTTTTATTAGGAAAGCCCACTTACTAATAAATAGCAAGAGGTAGTGACATGAATTCACTACCTCTTGATGGTTTTAGAGCATTTTAACTAATTTTTCTTGTAGGAGCTCTTTATTTCTTTCTTTAAATACATCATTATGTGAAGAAACCATTGCATGTTCATAAGCAGAGGGTTCGAGGTATTTTTTTACACTGTTTACTGCGTTGACCGCATCTTGAAATGCCCCAACGAGTAAGTTGATTTTACCCTCGTAAGAAATAATGTCTCCAGCAGCAAACAGACCATCTACCGATAATTTTCCTCTTCCTGTACCGACATAATAATAGTCGTCTTTTAGTTTAGGTTGCAAATCGGCCGCGAATTCAAATGAGCTTTCACGATTGTAGCCGTGATTGATTAACACATCATCAACAGCGATCGTAACTTTTTCATAACCAGTTTCTATAACAACTTCTTTAATACATGTTCTTTCGTTATTTGCAACGAGTGACTGAATTGAAGCATTTAAAAAAATTTGACCGCCACCTTTTATAAACGCCTGGACCTGTGCTTCATGCGCTGAAAGTTGTTCTTTCCGGTAAATGACCTTTACGGAGGCAGCTACCTCTAATAGTTCGACAGCCCAATCAATTGCTGCATTTCCACCACCAGAGATCAGTATATGTTTACCACTAAATCGTTCTAAGTGTTGAACGGTATAGTGGAGATTCGTCATTTCAAATTTTTCTGCCCCTTGAATATCTAGTTTAATAGGCGAAATAATACCGCCACCGTTAGCTAAAATAACGGCCTTCGATACATGTTTCATACCTGAGTTGGTCGTAATAACAAAAAGACCGTCAATCTTCTCAATGTATTCTACCTTTGTATTTAGGCAAACGGTAGGATCAAAGGTCAAACCTTGTTGAACTAATTCTTTTACAAAATCTTGTCCTAATGTAGGGCGCATGCCACCGACATCCCAAATCATTTTTTCGGGGTAAATCTGCACTTTACCACCTAACTTCGGTTGGAATTCGATAATTTTCGTTTTCATGCCACGTAAGCCACTATAGAACGAACTATAAAGACCAGCTGGACCGCCCCCAACAATCGTTATATCGTAAATATTCTGCATTTCAATAACCCCCATAATTTATATTGACTTTTTAAAAAGAAAGGATAATAATATTGTTTGTTAAGTATAACTGAAAACGATTATCATTATCAAGTTTTTCGAAGGAAGTGACAGTATGGGGCGTTTGGTCATTGAGAATGTACAAGTCGGATATGAGCAACAAACAATCGTTCAAAATTTAACCATCCAAATTCCAAATGGAAAGATAACAACGATTATTGGTGCGAACGGATGTGGCAAATCTACACTCCTAAAAGCGATGACACGGATTATCCCTTATAAAAAGGGGAGTATTTTACTTGATGGTGAAGAAATTTATTTAACCAATACAAAGGAATTAGCTAAAAAAATGGCTATTTTACCGCAAACTCAAGATAGCGGCGCGGGGCTATTAGTTGAAGAATTGGTTTCTTATGGACGTTTTCCGTATCAAAAAGGCTTTGGTCAACTAACGAAAGAAGATAGAGAAATCATTAACTGGGCACTTGATGTTACAAATACAGCAGCGTTTCGTGAAAAAGCGGTAGATGAATTGTCTGGTGGCCAACGACAACGTGTTTGGATTGCCATGGCACTCGTACAGGACACGGAAATTATTTTCCTAGATGAGCCAACCACATATTTAGATTTAGCACATCAGCTAGAAATATTGACGCTATTACAAAAGCTGAATGAAACAGAAAAACGCACAATTGTAATGGTCTTACATGATTTGAACCATGCTGCACGTTTTTCAGATTTTATGGTAGCTTTGTCGAAAGGGAATTTAATCTGTAGTGGCACGCCAGAAGAGGTCATGACCGAAAATGTATTAAAAGAAGTTTTTAACATCGATGCTTATATTGGTGTAGATCCAAGAACAAGTAAACCAATTTGTCTAACGTACGATTTGATTTAATGGCGTTATTAAAGGCTACTGTTAGTTTTTTAAGCAAGACAGCAATCACGCTAAGCGAACTGTATGGCGTTCTACATGGTTCGTTCTCGCGCTTTAGGCAAGGCGCGATTGCAAGAAGTTTTGCATTTTTATTTATCACATCTAAATATCAACAATGAAATAAAACAGAGCCAATATAATTAAGGGAGAGAATGAATAATGAAAAAATGGATGTTATTGATGGTAGCAGCACTGATGCTCGTTTTAGCTGCATGCAGTGAGAAAGAAGAATCTACAGAAAACAAAGAGGCACAAACGGTTACATATGAATCTGAAACGGGTCCTGTCGAGGTTCCAGCAAATCCACAACGTGTAGTAGTATTATCCTCATATGCAGGAGATTTAATTAAATTAGGCGTGAATATTGTAGGCGTTGACGCTTGGTCAGCAGGAAACCCAAACTTTACTGAAGAACTAAAAGATGCAGAAGTTGTAACTAATGAAGATTTAGAAAAAATTATTGAACTTGAGCCAGACTTAATTATTGGGTTAAACAATATTGAAAATGCAGATAAACTAAAGGAAATCGCACCGACTGTTCTTTTCACTTATGGTGGCGTAGATTATCTACAGCAACATATTGAGGTAGGTAAAGCAGTAAATAAAGAAAAAGAAGCAACTGCCTGGGTAGAAGATTTTAAAGCACGTGCGCAAGGAATAGGTGAAAAAATTAAGGCTGAAATTGGTGAAGAAGCAACGATTACTGTAGCTGAAAACTATGATAAACAAATATATCTTTTCGGAGATAACTGGGGTCGTGGAACAGAGATTTTATATCAAGAAATGGGCTTGAAAATGCCACAACAAGTAATTGATGTCGCATTGGAGCCGGGTTACTTTGCCATTTCTCAAGAAGTGTTAGGAGACTATGTGGGTGATTATTTATTACTTAACTTAATTACTGAAGGGCAAGATACAACATTTACAGATTCTACTTGGTATAACGAAATTGATGCGGTAAAAAATGGTCAAGTATTTGAAGCGAACGGTGCCACATTCTACTTTAATGATGCTTTTTCACTAGATTATCAATTAGATTTCTTTGAAAACGCATTTTTAGGCACTAATTAAGGAGAGTAGAATGGTGATGATGTACACACTAAAAAGTTCATTTTTCATTAAAATGCTCATAGCGTTTAGTGTGCTCTTGCTAATAATTTTAATAGCGGTAGGCTTTGGAGCCGCTAATACAACAATAAAAGATGTGTGTGAGGCAATTATTGGCCAATCAGGTGGGGAATATTATGATGTGTTAAGAGAGATTCGTTTTCCACGTGTGCTCGCTGCCTTCTTTGTGGGAAGTGCACTAGCGGTTGCGGGTACTATCATGCAAGGAATGACAAGAAATCCTTTAGCAGATCCAGGATTACTGGGCTTAACGTCTGGTGCAAACTTAGCATTGGCCATTACGTTAGCTTTTGTTCCAACTACGCCTTATATTTTCATGATTGCCGCTTGTTTTGTAGGGGCGGCAATTGGGATGATCATTGTATTTGGAATCGGTACCTCATCTAAAAACGGCTTATCTCCGCTAAAACTTGTTTTAGCTGGAGCAGCCGTTTCGTTGTTTTTACAAGCAATTGCAGACGGTATAGGCATAGTCTTTAAACTTTCGAAAAATATTTCAATGTGGACTGCAGGTGGGCTAATTGGTACAACATGGGATGCGCTTATTGTGGTTCCGGTAATTGGCGTTGCGCTTTTCCTAGCCTTGTTTTTTGGTCGTCAGCTTACGATTTTAAGTTTAAATGAAGAATTAGCAGTTGGACTTGGGCAAAATGTGAAAAGGACTCGACTATTATTGATGGTACTTATTGTTGTTTTAGCAGGTTCTGCTGTTGCACTTGTCGGAAATTTATCATTTGTGGGCTTAATCATTCCACATATTGTGCGTAGATTAGTTGGCAGTGATTACCGCTTCATTTTACCAATGAGTATATTAGCGGGCGGCATCTTTATGATTTTTGCAGATTTTTTGAGTCGAATGATTAACTCTCCCTTTGAGACACCCGTTGTAGCATTAGTATCCTTAATCGGCTTACCATTTTTCCTATTCTTAGTGAAAAAAGGGGGACGCCGTTTTGTCTAATAAGCGAAAAAAACAACTACGTATCGCCTACTCAATGATGGGATTGATCGCATTTCTCGTTTTCATTTGCGGGATTTCTATCGGCGCGTCATCCGTATCAATTGATCGAATCCTTCCAACTTTATTCGGGAATGGTACGTTCAAAGAGGAATTTATTTTATTTACTGTACGCTTACCTAGAGTCCTTCTATTAAGTTTGGCAGGGATGTGTCTTGCTTTGGCAGGATCGATTCTTCAAACGTTAACAAAAAATGATTTAGCGGACCCTGGAATTATTGGCATAAATGCAGGAGCAGGGGTAGGAATCACCATCTTTTATTTACTGATGGATGGAGGATTGACGCACTTTGCTTATATTCTTCCTGCTGTCGGATTTTTGAGTGCGATTGTAACGGCTGCTGTCATTTACTTCTTTGCTTACGACAAGGAGCATGGCATTCAACCAGTCAATTTAGTCTTGATCGGGGTAGGGTTTGCGTCAGCATTATCTGGCCTCATGATGTTATTAATTTCATCCGCAGATCGCGCGGATGTCCAATTCGTCGCCCAATGGTTAGCAGGTTCTATTTGGGGTGCAGATTGGCCGTTTATTTGGGCATTACTCCCGTGGCTCGTCATTGCGTTGCCGATTATAGGCCGTAAGACAAAAACGCTAAATATTCTCGCTTTAAATGAAGCAACTGCTAAAGGATTAGGGGTATACCTCAAAAAAGAACGGGCAATTTTACTGACAATCGCGGTTGCATTAGCGGCAGCGGCTGTGTCTGTTACGGGTAGCCTAAGCTTTATTGGATTAATTGCACCGCATATTGCCAAAAAATTAGTGGGTGCGAGCCATCAACGCTTTATCTGGCTGTCCATGCTGATTGGGGCAACATTCCTTGTTTTAGCAGATACAATCGGTCGTGTTGTTTACAGTGAGGCAACGATCCCAACAGGAATTGTAGTGGCAGTGATTGGCGCACCGTATTTTATTTATTTGCTTAAGAAGGCGGATTAAAGCATTCACTAGAATGAAAAAGAGTAATAGAAAATCCTGCACAGAAAGGTTCATGTGCAGGATTTTTAATTGCTAGAATGATGTTGTGACAGAAGGAGTGAAAACACGCTTTTTATTGGACTAGTTGATGATGTGGTCAAGAAATTCCCATAAAAAAACGACCCGCAATTACGGGCCATCTGTAAATTATTTTGTATAAGAAAGAACCGCTGTTTGTGTAGTTTTTGCTAAAGCTGCAGTAGCTTCAGCTTTGTTGCTATATTCAAACATACGAACTGAATCTTGCTCAAAAATTGTAATTACCCACATTGTAAAAGTCCCCTTTTTGTATCCATATTTGTTATATAACAACCGAAGTTATTTTGTTGTTATGTATTATTTGTTGTATATCAGTTATGAGTCTTATTCTACTCCGATTTTTTTAAAAGAAAAGGGGTTTGTGCACACATTCACAAATCGTTCAATAATTGACGGATGTTTGTGAATGTTATGTGAATACGCACGTTTAAGTGAGTAATTCTACTGCGTTAATTGGGTAGTATCTTGAAATAAATATTTCTACCTGTACTAAGGTTGGCTGCGCTAAATAGCGAATCTTTTTTTACTGAAATAAGGTGTTTACTTTTTAAAGTTCAATTGCTGTCAATGTAGGAGAGGGATTATGGATGGAGAATCAGGGCTTTCTTTATTTGAAAGCACAATAGCTAAAAAGCCAATCCTCTACGTTTTGGGATTGGCTTCTTGCTTGGTAGATAAGTAAGGACAGCATCTCGCCCTATTTTGGGCGAGATGTGTCTTTCTAATTGTTAAGGAGATTATAAAACTTCGCCATGTGGATAACATTCAAATAAGTAAATGCTACGTCTAGGCTAAAGCGCCAGCCCCTCGAGGTCGCGGTCTGCCCTCGGGCGAAAGTGGTGGAGCGTTTACTTTCGCTTCGGGCTCGCAAGCAGCTGTCGGGGCTAAACAGGCGCTTTAGCGCATTTGTTCTTCAAATGTATCTATCACACGATTTGAGGCAGATTGGTTCTATAATAGTTAATCAAACTTCATCCCTTTTAATAAATCCGCAAAGGCATTATTAATCGGTTCTTCTTCTTTCTCTTGCTGCTTCAAATACTTCTGCACAGATTTTTTATCCACTTTGCCGCCGCCTTCTTTTTTACGGCGAGCTTCAAAAGCAGATAATTTCTCACGATAGCCACATTTACATACAAAGATTTGACCATCGCCTTCACCGCGAAGTTCTAGTTTTTTCTTACATTGTGGGCAGCGGGCGTTTGTGACGCGGGCTACGTTTTTACGGTGTCCACATTCGCGGTCTTGGCACACAAGCATTTTGCCTTTTTTGCCGTTCACTTCAAGCATTGGTTTACCACAGTCGGGACAAGACTTTGTGGAAATGTTGTCATGTTTGTATTTTTTATCGCTACCTTTTATTTCAGCAACGATTTCTTTTGTATGACGTTTCATTTCATTAATGAATGCTTCTTTTTTCAGCTTGCCATTCGCGATTTGCTCGAGCTTCATTTCCCACTCCGCTGTTGTCGCAGGGGATTTCAATTCATCCGGTACTAAATCAAGCAGCTGGCGACCTTTTGACGTAATGTGAATGTCTTTGCCACGCTTTTCGATGAGGAATGAGTTAAACAGCTTGTCGATAATATCAGCACGTGTTGCAACGGTTCCAAGTCCGCCTGTTGATTTTAAAGTTTCCGCTAGTTTTTTATCGCCCGTACCCATATACTTCGTCGGGTTTTCCATCGCAGAAAGTAACGTTGCTTCTGTAAAGCGTGCAGGTGGCTTTGTTTGGCCGGATGTTTGCGCGATTAGTTTCACGTCCAGTACATCGCCCTTATCAATGCGTGGTAAAATTTGCTCTTTTAAATCATCCGCCGCATCA
Proteins encoded in this window:
- a CDS encoding FecCD family ABC transporter permease, with product MMGLIAFLVFICGISIGASSVSIDRILPTLFGNGTFKEEFILFTVRLPRVLLLSLAGMCLALAGSILQTLTKNDLADPGIIGINAGAGVGITIFYLLMDGGLTHFAYILPAVGFLSAIVTAAVIYFFAYDKEHGIQPVNLVLIGVGFASALSGLMMLLISSADRADVQFVAQWLAGSIWGADWPFIWALLPWLVIALPIIGRKTKTLNILALNEATAKGLGVYLKKERAILLTIAVALAAAAVSVTGSLSFIGLIAPHIAKKLVGASHQRFIWLSMLIGATFLVLADTIGRVVYSEATIPTGIVVAVIGAPYFIYLLKKAD